Below is a genomic region from Chitinivorax sp. B.
TCATACGAAGTGCGTTCAGTTTGATAAAACCACCTGCATCAGCCTGATTATAAGCGCCGCCATCATCATCAAAAGTAGCAATCGCCTGATCAAATAGCGAATCCTTTGAATCGCGTGCCACAACCGAGACTCCCCCCTTATACAATTTGATGCGGACCCAGCCGTTGACATTCAATTGGGTATGATCGATCAACACTTGCAAGGCTTTACGCTCCGGGCTCCACCAGTATCCGTTGTAGATCAGGCTGGCATAGCGGGCCATCAAGTCATCCTTCAAATGCCCCACTTCACGGTCCAGTGTAATTGATTCAATTCCACGGTGTGCCTTGAGCAAAATGGTACCGCCAGGTGTTTCATAACATCCACGTGATTTCATGCCAACGTAGCGGTTTTCCACCAAATCAAGACGACCAATACCATGCTTGCCACCAAGCTCGTTCAATTTCGCCAACATGTCATGCGGCTTAAGGCGTATGCCGTTGATAGCAACAGCATCCCCTTGCTCAAATTCAACATCAATGTATTCCGGCGTATCCGGTGCCGCCTCTGGAGATACCGTCCAGCGCCACATCGACTCTTCGGCTTCTGCCTTGGGATCCTCCAGATGGCGCCCCTCAAAGGAAATGTGCAATAGGTTGGCATCCATGGAATATGGCGCGCCACCTTGCTTATGCTTCATCTCGATGGAAATGGCCGCTTTTTCTGCATAATCAAGCAATTTTTCGCGCGATAACAAATCCCACTCGCGCCAAGGTGCAATTACTTTGACACCAGGTTTGAGGGCGTAGTAACCCAACTCAAAACGGACCTGATCATTCCCCTTACCCGTTGCACCGTGGGATACCGCATCTGCACCAACTTGATTCGCAATTTCGATCTGACGTTTCGCAATCAACGGTCTGGCTATCGAGGTACCAAGCAGGTATTCACCTTCATAAATTGTGTTGGCACGGAACATCGGGAACACAAAATCACGCACAAACTCTTCGCGCAAATCATCGATAAAAATGTTCTCAGGCTTGATACCCAGCTTCAGGGCCTTGGCTCGAGCGGGCTCCAGCTCCTCTCCCTGACCGATATCCGCAGTGAAGGTCACCACTTCGCATTGATAGATATCCTGCAGCCACTTGAGAATGACTGAGGTATCCAGACCGCCAGAATAGGCAAGCACGACTTTCTTGATGTCAGACATAGGTTCGACTCTCTACGATACAACTTTGAAATAACAATCCGACCGCATCGGCACGGCCTCGATACAAATCTGGCATTGCAACTCACCAAGCGCCTGCTGATAAGCTTCACTCAGCACCGGTAATACGCTTTGTGCCGTTCGTGCCATGACGATATGGTCGCGCTTATCAAGCATATGAATTTTCAGGTGGACAAACGCATGTTTCACATCACCGGCCCCAACAAAATAGTCATCCAATCGAATGGCACGACTTTTGATCTCATCCAGCAAAAACTCGCCAGATGCGAACAGGGTGTCATGCAAACGACGGAACAACTCCCGACGATCTACATATGTTTCGAGGTTGGCGGTATATTCGAGAATCAGGTGCGGCATGGCAATCATTCAGGTTGGTGACAAACAGCCTCGATGTTTTGTCCATCAGGATCGAGAACGAACGCGCCATAGTAGTTGGGGTGATAGTGGGGGCGCAAACCTGGCGAACCATTGTCCTGCCCACCCGCAGCAATGGCCGCGTGATAAAACGCATCAACCATCGCACGACTGTCGGCCTGAAACGCTATATGCATGATCGGCTTATGCGGGGTACCTCGACTGATCCAGAAATCAGGTTTGGGGGCCACGCCAAAACCAGCCCCTTCATAACCACCCGCCTCTTCACCTTTGAATTCATACAACATACTGTAGCCCAATGGTGCCAGCGCTTGCTGGTAGAAAACCTTACTCTTTGCATAGTCACCGACTGAAATACCAATATGATCCAGCATCATGCGATCCTTTCAACTTGGGTCATAGCATCTGCCATCATTTGATTTGACTGATTATCAATGCAGTCAATCCCGTCGTCCAAGAGTAGCTGCCCCACATCAGGCCAAGCGCCCCAGCAACAGATACTCAAGTAACGCTTTTTGGGTATGCATGCGATTTTCAGCTTCGTCCCACACGACCGATTGGGGGCCATCAATCACTTCCGCAGTAACTTCTTCTCCACGATGTGCTGGCAAGCAATGCATGAACAATGCGTCAGGCTTGGCTGCCTGCATCATGTCGCTATCCACCTGCCAAGCCGCAAACAGCTTTTTACGATCATCCTCCTCATCTTCCCAACCCATACTGGTCCAAACATCGGTAGTCAGCAAATCTGCATTGCGTGCCGCTTCCATTGGATCAGCAAATACCTTGAGATTGCTACAGGCATCATCGCCAGCATCCAGTTCAAACCCTAGCGGCGTAGATACATTCAAGGTGAAATCAAAGATTTTTGCTGCCTGCAACCACGATCTCGCAACATTATTACCGTCACCAATCCAAGCCACCGTCTTCCCAGTTATCGCACCGCGGTGTTCTACAAAGGTGAAGATATCCGCCATGATCTGGCATGGATG
It encodes:
- a CDS encoding argininosuccinate synthase, producing the protein MSDIKKVVLAYSGGLDTSVILKWLQDIYQCEVVTFTADIGQGEELEPARAKALKLGIKPENIFIDDLREEFVRDFVFPMFRANTIYEGEYLLGTSIARPLIAKRQIEIANQVGADAVSHGATGKGNDQVRFELGYYALKPGVKVIAPWREWDLLSREKLLDYAEKAAISIEMKHKQGGAPYSMDANLLHISFEGRHLEDPKAEAEESMWRWTVSPEAAPDTPEYIDVEFEQGDAVAINGIRLKPHDMLAKLNELGGKHGIGRLDLVENRYVGMKSRGCYETPGGTILLKAHRGIESITLDREVGHLKDDLMARYASLIYNGYWWSPERKALQVLIDHTQLNVNGWVRIKLYKGGVSVVARDSKDSLFDQAIATFDDDGGAYNQADAGGFIKLNALRMRIAARKRG
- a CDS encoding 5-carboxymethyl-2-hydroxymuconate Delta-isomerase: MPHLILEYTANLETYVDRRELFRRLHDTLFASGEFLLDEIKSRAIRLDDYFVGAGDVKHAFVHLKIHMLDKRDHIVMARTAQSVLPVLSEAYQQALGELQCQICIEAVPMRSDCYFKVVS
- a CDS encoding VOC family protein, encoding MLDHIGISVGDYAKSKVFYQQALAPLGYSMLYEFKGEEAGGYEGAGFGVAPKPDFWISRGTPHKPIMHIAFQADSRAMVDAFYHAAIAAGGQDNGSPGLRPHYHPNYYGAFVLDPDGQNIEAVCHQPE
- the argF gene encoding ornithine carbamoyltransferase; the encoded protein is MKHFLQLKDFTGEEFEYLFQRAKWIKHQFKNYLAYQPLKDRTLAMVFEKQSTRTRVSFEAGMYQMGGIALNLTTGQTQLGRGEPIEDVARVISRMVDIVMIRTYNQDIIERFAQYSRVPVINGLTDEHHPCQIMADIFTFVEHRGAITGKTVAWIGDGNNVARSWLQAAKIFDFTLNVSTPLGFELDAGDDACSNLKVFADPMEAARNADLLTTDVWTSMGWEDEEDDRKKLFAAWQVDSDMMQAAKPDALFMHCLPAHRGEEVTAEVIDGPQSVVWDEAENRMHTQKALLEYLLLGRLA